From a single Nymphaea colorata isolate Beijing-Zhang1983 chromosome 4, ASM883128v2, whole genome shotgun sequence genomic region:
- the LOC116253404 gene encoding probable WRKY transcription factor 12 isoform X2 encodes MDTQFGWGEFSNNPFSTSSEVRAMDDDLDDSPSHAFTFPSQIQSHPPQFLAGCFLPPISAGFKGNNNYMVGCSNQKSGNDHIFNVGDENNWWGGMPAAGEKAGNVKVRKKKREPRFCFQTRSDIDVLDDGYKWRKYGQKVVKNSLHPRSYYRCTHTNCRVKKKIERLSEDCRMVITTYED; translated from the exons ATGGATACTCAATTTGGATGGGGAGAATTCTCCAACAACCCATTTTCAACAAGTTCAGAAGTCCGAGCAATGGATGATGATCTCGACGACTCCCCTTCCCATGCCTTCACGTTTCCTTCTCAGATTCAGAGCCATCCTCCTCAGTTCCTTGCAGGGtgttttcttcctccaatatctGCTGGCTTCAAGGGGAATAATAATTACATG GTGGGTTGCTCGAATCAGAAGAGTGGTAATGATCACATCTTCAATGTTGGGGATGAAAATAATtg GTGGGGGGGCATGCCGGCTGCCGGCGAGAAGGCCGGAAACGTGAaggtgagaaagaagaagagagagccCAGATTTTGTTTCCAAACACGGAGTGACATCGATGTGTTGGATGATGGATATAAATGGAGAAAGTATGGACAGAAAGTTGTGAAGAACAGCCTTCATCCGAG GAGCTACTATCGCTGCACTCACACAAATTGCCGCGTCAAAAAGAAGATTGAAAGGCTATCAGAAGATTGCAGAATGGTGATAACAACCTATGAAg ATTGA
- the LOC116253404 gene encoding probable WRKY transcription factor 12 isoform X1, whose translation MDTQFGWGEFSNNPFSTSSEVRAMDDDLDDSPSHAFTFPSQIQSHPPQFLAGCFLPPISAGFKGNNNYMVGCSNQKSGNDHIFNVGDENNWWGGMPAAGEKAGNVKVRKKKREPRFCFQTRSDIDVLDDGYKWRKYGQKVVKNSLHPRSYYRCTHTNCRVKKKIERLSEDCRMVITTYEGRHTHTPCNDLDSTKHECFHSL comes from the exons ATGGATACTCAATTTGGATGGGGAGAATTCTCCAACAACCCATTTTCAACAAGTTCAGAAGTCCGAGCAATGGATGATGATCTCGACGACTCCCCTTCCCATGCCTTCACGTTTCCTTCTCAGATTCAGAGCCATCCTCCTCAGTTCCTTGCAGGGtgttttcttcctccaatatctGCTGGCTTCAAGGGGAATAATAATTACATG GTGGGTTGCTCGAATCAGAAGAGTGGTAATGATCACATCTTCAATGTTGGGGATGAAAATAATtg GTGGGGGGGCATGCCGGCTGCCGGCGAGAAGGCCGGAAACGTGAaggtgagaaagaagaagagagagccCAGATTTTGTTTCCAAACACGGAGTGACATCGATGTGTTGGATGATGGATATAAATGGAGAAAGTATGGACAGAAAGTTGTGAAGAACAGCCTTCATCCGAG GAGCTACTATCGCTGCACTCACACAAATTGCCGCGTCAAAAAGAAGATTGAAAGGCTATCAGAAGATTGCAGAATGGTGATAACAACCTATGAAggtagacacacacacactccaTGCAATGACCTTGATTCCACTAAGCATGAGTGTTTTCATTCTTTATAG